The Thermobispora bispora DSM 43833 genome window below encodes:
- a CDS encoding cation-translocating P-type ATPase, producing MDRPRKDAGPGTVARADAPRPAPHELAPHEVVLIHGSDLDRGLDEHEARDRLERYGPNVLPRADTAGWPVRWLRQFHHPLIYILLASAAITLLLGDLVDSAVILAVLLVNAVVGFVQESRAEAALDELRAMARTRARVVRGGRVAEVPSEELVPGDLVLLEAGDKVPADLRLVRVAELCADESALTGESVPVAKDEVVLPQATPVTDRRNMVYSGTVITSGTATGIVVATGAETELGRIHRFVTEAEPLATPLTRKIARFSAILTAAILALSALTFAVGMVRGEPVKETFIAAVALAVAAIPEGLPAVVTITLAIGVSRMAARRAVIRRLPAVETLGSTTVICTDKTGTLTENRMTVRVIRTPDRTVTVTGAGYAPVGELVDEDGRRADLGEDAALRWSLLAGACCNDAAFLGDRASVAGDPTEAAMLVAADKAGLGHEHARARFPRIAEQPFRPERRYMATLHETPDRPGEWIVFVKGATERLVRMCAWEMMAGGECRPLDAGAALRSAEELAGQGLRVLATAMCRVPATAGPEESLDAALRAGTLVFTGMQAMLDPPRPGAVRAVRACRDAGISVKMITGDHATTAAAVARRIGILPGGDVLTGEDLARLTGPEFSAAVERAAVFARVSPEQKLRLVVALQERRHVVAMTGDGVNDAPALRRADIGIAMGRSGTEVAKDAADMVLTDDDFASIEAAAEEGRGVFDNLTKFIVWTLPTNAGQGLVILVAILFGLTLPMLPLQILWINMITAVTLGLTLAFEPKEPGIMRRPPRDPGRPLLTGALVVRILLVAGLMIAGALWLFEWELRRGAGLAEARTAAVNLFVMVELCYLFNCRSLTLPVWRVGLFSNRWSLAGVAAQILAQLALTYLPVMNRLFHTAPIGLDAWLRVLALAGAATLIVAVDKRLRGMHL from the coding sequence ATGGACAGGCCTCGCAAGGACGCGGGCCCCGGCACGGTCGCCCGGGCCGACGCCCCGCGCCCCGCGCCCCACGAGCTGGCGCCCCATGAGGTGGTGCTCATCCACGGCAGCGACCTCGACCGCGGCCTGGACGAGCACGAGGCGCGAGACCGGCTGGAGCGGTACGGGCCGAACGTGCTGCCGCGGGCCGATACGGCCGGGTGGCCCGTCCGCTGGCTCCGCCAGTTCCACCACCCGCTGATCTACATCCTGCTCGCCTCCGCGGCGATCACGCTGCTCCTCGGCGACCTGGTGGACTCCGCGGTCATCCTCGCGGTCCTGCTGGTCAACGCGGTGGTCGGCTTCGTCCAGGAGTCCAGGGCGGAGGCCGCGCTGGACGAGCTGCGGGCGATGGCCCGCACCCGGGCGCGGGTGGTCCGCGGCGGGCGCGTGGCCGAGGTGCCCTCCGAGGAGCTCGTCCCGGGCGACCTCGTCCTCCTGGAGGCCGGGGACAAGGTCCCCGCCGACCTGCGGCTGGTGCGGGTCGCCGAGCTGTGCGCCGACGAGTCGGCGCTGACCGGTGAGTCGGTCCCGGTGGCCAAGGACGAGGTCGTGCTGCCGCAGGCGACCCCGGTCACCGACCGGCGCAACATGGTCTACTCCGGCACGGTGATCACCTCGGGCACCGCGACCGGCATCGTGGTCGCCACCGGCGCCGAGACCGAGCTGGGCAGGATCCACCGCTTCGTGACCGAGGCCGAACCCCTCGCCACCCCGCTCACGCGCAAGATCGCCCGGTTCAGCGCGATCCTGACCGCGGCCATCCTCGCCCTCTCGGCGCTCACCTTCGCGGTCGGCATGGTCCGCGGCGAGCCGGTCAAGGAGACGTTCATCGCGGCGGTCGCCCTGGCCGTCGCCGCGATCCCCGAGGGCCTGCCCGCGGTCGTCACCATCACCCTCGCCATCGGCGTCTCCCGCATGGCCGCGCGCCGGGCCGTGATCCGGCGGCTGCCCGCGGTCGAGACCCTCGGCAGCACCACGGTGATCTGCACCGACAAGACCGGCACGCTGACCGAGAACCGGATGACGGTGCGCGTCATCCGGACCCCGGACCGCACGGTGACGGTGACCGGAGCGGGGTACGCCCCCGTGGGCGAGCTGGTCGACGAGGACGGGCGGCGCGCCGACCTCGGCGAGGACGCGGCGCTGCGCTGGTCGCTGCTGGCCGGGGCCTGCTGCAACGACGCGGCGTTCCTCGGGGACCGCGCGTCCGTGGCGGGCGATCCGACCGAGGCCGCCATGCTCGTCGCCGCCGACAAGGCCGGGCTGGGACACGAGCACGCGCGGGCCCGCTTCCCGCGGATCGCCGAGCAGCCGTTCCGCCCCGAGCGCCGGTACATGGCCACCCTGCACGAGACGCCGGACCGTCCCGGTGAGTGGATCGTGTTCGTCAAGGGGGCGACCGAGCGGCTGGTGCGGATGTGCGCCTGGGAGATGATGGCCGGCGGCGAGTGCCGCCCGCTCGACGCCGGAGCCGCGCTGCGCTCCGCCGAGGAGCTGGCCGGGCAGGGGCTGCGCGTGCTGGCCACGGCGATGTGCCGGGTGCCCGCCACGGCCGGGCCGGAGGAGAGCCTGGACGCGGCCCTCCGGGCGGGGACGCTGGTCTTCACCGGCATGCAGGCGATGCTCGACCCGCCCCGGCCCGGGGCGGTCCGCGCGGTGCGCGCCTGCCGGGACGCGGGCATCTCGGTCAAGATGATCACGGGCGACCACGCCACCACCGCGGCGGCGGTCGCCCGCCGGATCGGCATCCTGCCGGGCGGGGACGTGCTCACCGGGGAGGACCTGGCCCGGCTCACCGGCCCGGAGTTCTCCGCCGCGGTCGAGCGAGCCGCGGTGTTCGCCCGGGTCTCCCCGGAGCAGAAGCTCCGCCTGGTCGTGGCGCTGCAGGAGCGGCGTCACGTGGTCGCGATGACCGGCGACGGCGTGAACGACGCGCCGGCGCTGCGGCGGGCCGACATCGGCATCGCGATGGGCCGGAGCGGCACCGAGGTCGCCAAGGACGCGGCCGACATGGTGCTCACCGACGACGACTTCGCGAGCATCGAGGCCGCCGCGGAGGAGGGCCGCGGCGTCTTCGACAACCTCACCAAGTTCATCGTGTGGACCCTGCCCACCAACGCCGGCCAGGGCCTGGTCATCCTGGTGGCCATCCTGTTCGGCCTGACCCTGCCGATGCTGCCGCTGCAGATCCTCTGGATCAACATGATCACGGCGGTGACGCTCGGCCTCACCCTCGCCTTCGAACCGAAGGAGCCCGGCATCATGCGCCGGCCGCCGCGCGACCCCGGGCGGCCCCTCCTCACCGGCGCCCTGGTGGTCCGCATCCTGCTAGTGGCCGGGCTGATGATCGCGGGCGCGCTGTGGCTGTTCGAGTGGGAGCTGCGCCGCGGCGCCGGCCTCGCCGAGGCCCGGACCGCCGCGGTCAACCTGTTCGTCATGGTGGAGCTGTGCTACCTGTTCAACTGCCGCTCCCTCACGCTGCCGGTGTGGCGGGTGGGCCTGTTCAGCAACCGCTGGTCGCTGGCCG
- a CDS encoding universal stress protein encodes MLLGSVSRACLHRAPCPVAVVPATGERPRHDRVIAAVDGSGPSRRALRAAAIEAELRGASLRVVHAVHWEPLGVEWITPTKEQLVAWGERLVAAELAATGVRAITEVVHGHPKEVLIQAAQEADLLVLGHRGRNPLAGLLLGSTSEHCARHAPCPVIVVRPPQD; translated from the coding sequence GTGCTCCTGGGGTCGGTCAGCCGCGCGTGCCTGCACCGCGCCCCCTGCCCGGTGGCGGTGGTCCCGGCCACCGGAGAGCGGCCGCGGCACGACCGGGTGATCGCCGCGGTGGACGGCTCCGGGCCGTCCCGCCGGGCGTTGCGCGCGGCCGCGATCGAGGCCGAGCTCCGCGGGGCCTCGCTGCGGGTGGTGCACGCCGTGCACTGGGAGCCGCTCGGGGTGGAGTGGATCACCCCCACCAAGGAGCAGCTCGTGGCCTGGGGGGAGCGCCTGGTCGCCGCCGAGCTGGCCGCGACGGGCGTGCGCGCGATCACCGAGGTCGTGCACGGTCATCCCAAGGAGGTCCTGATCCAGGCCGCCCAGGAGGCCGATCTCCTCGTTTTGGGGCACCGTGGCCGCAACCCGCTCGCCGGGCTGCTGCTCGGCTCCACCAGCGAGCACTGCGCCCGCCACGCCCCGTGCCCGGTCATCGTCGTACGGCCGCCGCAGGACTGA
- a CDS encoding alpha/beta hydrolase fold domain-containing protein: MTDELNVDIFPKYPVSWQTTVLNGLLRGTMKPVTAVLVRNTPGMVVARELLGLSEHLSRFLPGHVSIVPDEIGGCRAEWVRGAADLDEDKVVLYFHGGAYFVCSPATHRPITWRLSAAARRPVLSLDYRQGPSHTLTESLADALAAYQGLLDAGHRPKDIVIAGDSAGGHLTLATLLALRDEGMPLPAAGICLSPWADLTVPPRRENRWADPMLPASRIDWLARRWTDGRDPRDPLISPVYGDYTGVPPLMIVTGSTEILRGEARRVADRARRSGVPVRYEEWHRMPHVFPIFSDVLPEARRIFGHIERFLGAVEKFLAASGAEAA; encoded by the coding sequence GTGACTGATGAGCTGAATGTGGATATTTTTCCAAAATATCCCGTCAGTTGGCAGACGACCGTGCTCAACGGGCTCCTCCGGGGGACGATGAAGCCCGTCACCGCCGTCCTCGTCCGGAACACGCCCGGGATGGTGGTCGCCCGGGAGCTGCTCGGCCTGAGCGAGCACCTCTCCCGGTTCCTGCCCGGTCACGTATCGATCGTCCCCGACGAGATCGGCGGGTGCCGGGCCGAGTGGGTGCGGGGCGCCGCCGACCTCGACGAGGACAAGGTGGTGCTCTACTTCCACGGCGGCGCGTACTTCGTCTGCTCCCCGGCCACCCACCGCCCGATCACCTGGCGGCTGTCGGCGGCCGCGCGGCGCCCGGTGCTCTCGCTCGACTACCGGCAGGGCCCGTCGCACACCCTCACCGAGTCGCTCGCCGACGCGCTCGCCGCGTACCAGGGGCTGCTCGACGCCGGGCACCGCCCGAAGGACATCGTGATCGCCGGTGACTCGGCCGGCGGCCACCTCACCCTCGCCACCCTGCTCGCCCTGCGGGACGAGGGGATGCCGCTCCCCGCCGCCGGCATCTGCCTGTCCCCGTGGGCCGACCTGACCGTCCCCCCGCGCCGGGAGAACCGGTGGGCCGACCCCATGCTCCCGGCGAGCCGGATCGACTGGCTCGCCCGCCGGTGGACGGACGGCCGCGACCCCCGCGACCCCCTCATCTCACCGGTCTACGGCGACTACACGGGCGTGCCACCCCTCATGATCGTCACCGGCAGCACGGAGATCCTCCGCGGCGAGGCGCGGCGGGTCGCCGACCGCGCCCGGCGGAGCGGGGTGCCGGTGCGGTACGAGGAGTGGCACCGCATGCCGCACGTGTTCCCGATCTTCTCCGACGTGCTCCCCGAGGCGCGGCGGATCTTCGGGCACATCGAACGGTTCCTCGGCGCGGTGGAGAAGTTCCTGGCGGCCTCCGGCGCCGAGGCGGCGTGA
- a CDS encoding universal stress protein, whose translation MTSQRYRRVIVGFDGSPAAVAALDWASAEARLHGASLVICTVVPDGQEPATSDALATLRRSVQELIGGEPEVRCVPGSPAVALITACTPSDLLVLGAHGRSARSPACSWGRSAARACTAPPARWRWSRPPESGRGTTG comes from the coding sequence ATGACCTCGCAGCGGTACCGGCGCGTCATCGTCGGCTTCGACGGATCTCCGGCGGCCGTGGCGGCGCTCGACTGGGCGTCGGCGGAGGCTCGCCTGCACGGCGCGTCCCTGGTCATCTGCACGGTGGTGCCGGACGGCCAGGAGCCGGCCACCTCGGACGCCCTCGCCACGCTGCGCCGCTCGGTGCAGGAGCTCATCGGCGGCGAGCCCGAGGTCCGCTGCGTGCCGGGCTCGCCCGCGGTCGCGCTCATCACCGCCTGCACCCCGTCGGACCTGCTCGTGCTCGGCGCCCATGGCCGCAGCGCGCGCTCGCCGGCGTGCTCCTGGGGTCGGTCAGCCGCGCGTGCCTGCACCGCGCCCCCTGCCCGGTGGCGGTGGTCCCGGCCACCGGAGAGCGGCCGCGGCACGACCGGGTGA